One segment of Gymnogyps californianus isolate 813 chromosome 23, ASM1813914v2, whole genome shotgun sequence DNA contains the following:
- the ELMOD3 gene encoding ELMO domain-containing protein 3 isoform X2: MSGGAGAPERPEERQRFPSPGKSFPISALRQNGLLQALVRGAEQAVGAEISEELQRAQEEWEAVEEIQSGLGGTSAGAAPPISFNEALQYFQTADLAECRKVRATARRRGLAALVRFLFGPPRLQPQLQGERELALAMAQCGLDDNERVHMRILQTIYKKLTGSRLGCPRYGTHWEELGFQGTDPGTDLRGTGMLGLMQILYFVTDSRTLPLAREIFQLSQHETQNFPFCIMSVNITRIVLQALREERLSRECNRRQQVIAVLNDLYAAAFLRLYRVWKRQRKTVADSGFLLKELELSTKKKPKQLLKSLEAYVNRNPAADDLRQPSPPSGGDSRAGEEIPFTGVCDLRLESEGETRPS, encoded by the exons ATGAGCGGAGGCGCCGGGGCTCCGGAGCGGCCTGAGGAGCGGCAGCGTTTCCCCTCGCCCGGCAAGTCCTTCCCC ATCTCGGCTCTGAGGCAAAATGGTCTCCTGCAGGCCCTCGTGCGGGGAGCGGAGCAGGCGGTGGGCGCCG AGATCAGCGAGGAGCTGCAGCGAGCCCAGGAGGAGTGGGAGGCTGTGGAAGAGATCCAGTCAG ggctgggggggacgTCGGCCGGCGCCGCGCCCCCGATCTCCTTCAACGAAGCGCTGCAGTACTTCCAGACGGCCGACCTCGCTGAGTGCAGG AAGGTCCGGGCGACGGCGCGCAGGCGAGGCCTGGCTGCTCTGGTTCGCTTCCTCTTCGGCCCTCCCCGGCTCCAACcgcagctgcagggagagcgGGAGCTGGCTCTGGCCATGGCGCAGT GCGGTTTGGATGATAACGAGAGAGTGCACATGAGAATCCTGCAGACCATTTACAAGAAGCTGACCGGCTCCAGGCTGGGCTGCCCGCGCTACGGGACGCACTGGGAAGAGCTCGGCTTTCAAG GTACGGATCCCGGGACTGATCTGCGAGGGACGGGGATGCTGGGCTTGATGCAGATCCTGTACTTCGTCACGGACTCGCGGACGCTGCCGCTGGCTCGAGAGATTTTCCAGCTATCCCAGCACGAAACCCAG AATTTCCCCTTCTGCATCATGTCCGTGAACATCACCCGCATCGTCCTCCAGGCCCTGAGGGAGGAACGTCTCTCCAG GGAGTGCAACCGCAGGCAGCAGGTCATCGCCGTGCTGAACGACCTGTACGCGGCGGCCTTCCTGCGGCTCTACCGCGTCTGGAAACGGCAGCGCAAGACCGTCGCCGACTCCGGCTTCCTCCTAAAAG AGCTGGAGTTATCCACCAAAAAGAAACCGAAGCAACTCCTCAAATCCCTGGAGGCCTACGTGAACCGAAACCCCGCGGCAGACGACCTTCGGCAACCCTCCCCTCCCTCCGGCGGCGATAGCCGGGCCGGCGAAGAGATTCCCTTCACGGGCGTCTGCGACCTGCGGCTTGAGTCGGAAGGAGAAACCCGACCGAGCTGA
- the ELMOD3 gene encoding ELMO domain-containing protein 3 isoform X1 — protein MSGGAGAPERPEERQRFPSPGKSFPISALRQNGLLQALVRGAEQAVGAEISEELQRAQEEWEAVEEIQSGLGGTSAGAAPPISFNEALQYFQTADLAECRKKVRATARRRGLAALVRFLFGPPRLQPQLQGERELALAMAQCGLDDNERVHMRILQTIYKKLTGSRLGCPRYGTHWEELGFQGTDPGTDLRGTGMLGLMQILYFVTDSRTLPLAREIFQLSQHETQNFPFCIMSVNITRIVLQALREERLSRECNRRQQVIAVLNDLYAAAFLRLYRVWKRQRKTVADSGFLLKELELSTKKKPKQLLKSLEAYVNRNPAADDLRQPSPPSGGDSRAGEEIPFTGVCDLRLESEGETRPS, from the exons ATGAGCGGAGGCGCCGGGGCTCCGGAGCGGCCTGAGGAGCGGCAGCGTTTCCCCTCGCCCGGCAAGTCCTTCCCC ATCTCGGCTCTGAGGCAAAATGGTCTCCTGCAGGCCCTCGTGCGGGGAGCGGAGCAGGCGGTGGGCGCCG AGATCAGCGAGGAGCTGCAGCGAGCCCAGGAGGAGTGGGAGGCTGTGGAAGAGATCCAGTCAG ggctgggggggacgTCGGCCGGCGCCGCGCCCCCGATCTCCTTCAACGAAGCGCTGCAGTACTTCCAGACGGCCGACCTCGCTGAGTGCAGG AAGAAGGTCCGGGCGACGGCGCGCAGGCGAGGCCTGGCTGCTCTGGTTCGCTTCCTCTTCGGCCCTCCCCGGCTCCAACcgcagctgcagggagagcgGGAGCTGGCTCTGGCCATGGCGCAGT GCGGTTTGGATGATAACGAGAGAGTGCACATGAGAATCCTGCAGACCATTTACAAGAAGCTGACCGGCTCCAGGCTGGGCTGCCCGCGCTACGGGACGCACTGGGAAGAGCTCGGCTTTCAAG GTACGGATCCCGGGACTGATCTGCGAGGGACGGGGATGCTGGGCTTGATGCAGATCCTGTACTTCGTCACGGACTCGCGGACGCTGCCGCTGGCTCGAGAGATTTTCCAGCTATCCCAGCACGAAACCCAG AATTTCCCCTTCTGCATCATGTCCGTGAACATCACCCGCATCGTCCTCCAGGCCCTGAGGGAGGAACGTCTCTCCAG GGAGTGCAACCGCAGGCAGCAGGTCATCGCCGTGCTGAACGACCTGTACGCGGCGGCCTTCCTGCGGCTCTACCGCGTCTGGAAACGGCAGCGCAAGACCGTCGCCGACTCCGGCTTCCTCCTAAAAG AGCTGGAGTTATCCACCAAAAAGAAACCGAAGCAACTCCTCAAATCCCTGGAGGCCTACGTGAACCGAAACCCCGCGGCAGACGACCTTCGGCAACCCTCCCCTCCCTCCGGCGGCGATAGCCGGGCCGGCGAAGAGATTCCCTTCACGGGCGTCTGCGACCTGCGGCTTGAGTCGGAAGGAGAAACCCGACCGAGCTGA
- the RETSAT gene encoding all-trans-retinol 13,14-reductase translates to MGPYALLFLALLLLLLLLLLGRLLRGSAGGPSPFAADARRPPAPLVTDKAARRTVLKTVFSADKVPEGLDAIVVGSGIGGLAAAALLAKVGKRVLVLEQHGKLGGCCHTFSEKGFEFDTGIHYVGQMQEGSIIRFMVDQLTEGQLEWARLPAVYDAVVLGEPGSGRTYRIYSGKEEYFQGLKEQFPGEGAAIEEFERLLKSVGRGSALVGVLKMIPRALATLLCRSGLLPRLSPFCRLASRSLKEVVDGLTANRELRAVFCYIFPTYGVVPSKASFSMHSILVNHFLRGAWYPKGGAGEIAFHTIPVIRKAGGNVLGKAPVQTILLDSQGKACGVSVKKGQDLVNIFAPVIISDAGIFNTYERLLPAEARALPEIRSQLRMATHGEGGFTIFVGLNGSREELGLEPTNYFIYAGIDLDEIMNRYLASSREEAAKNIPLVFVTCPSAKDPTWETRHPGKSTLAIVTFVKYEWFEEWKDEQVNKRGDDYEELKKTFVDTIMQAVFKLYPHIEDRIEYISSGTPLTNQHYIASPRGEIYGIDHGIARLQAEAIAAVRAQTAVPNLYLTGQDLCLGGFVGALQGAFICASAILKRNLYVDVARLRKRTQATNAKKRD, encoded by the exons ATGGGGCCGTACGCGCTGCTCTTcctcgccctcctcctcctcctcctcctcctcctcctcggccgGCTCCTGCGGGGCTCGGCCGGCGGCCCCAGCCCCTTCGCCGCCGatgcccgccgcccgcccgccccgctgGTCACCGACAAGGCTGCCCGCAGGACGGTCCTCAAGACAG ttTTCTCAGCAGACAAAGTCCCCGAGGGGCTCGATGCCATCGTGGTGGGCAGCGGCATCGGGGGCCTGGCGGCTGCCGCGCTGCTGGCCAAGGTGGGCAAGCGGGTGCTGGTGCTGGAGCAGCACGGGAagctggggggctgctgccacACTTTCAGCGAGAAGGGCTTCGAGTTCGACACCG GTATCCACTATGTGGGGCAGATGCAGGAGGGCTCCATCATCCGCTTCATGGTGGACCAGCTGACGGAGGGGCAGCTGGAATGGGCTCGGCTGCCGGCCGTCTACGACGCCGTGGTTTTAGGGGAGCCCGGCAGCGGCAGGACGTATCGCATTTATTCGGGAAAGGAGGAATATTTCCAAGGCTTGAAGGAGCAGTTTCCCGGGGAGGGGGCCGCTATCGAGGAGTTCGAGCGGCTGCTGAAG AGCGTCGGCAGAGGGTCCGCGCTGGTGGGCGTCTTGAAAATGATCCCCCGGGCGCTGGCCACGCTGCTGTGCCGCTCGGGGCTGCTGCCGCGGCTCAGCCCCTTCTGCCGGCTGGCGTCGCGCAGCCTGAAGGAGGTGGTGGACGGTCTCACCGCCAACCGCGAGCTCAGGGCCGTCTTCTGCTACATCTTCCCCACCTACG GCGTGGTCCCCTCCAAGGCCAGCTTCTCCATGCACAGCATCCTGGTGAATCACTTCCTCCGTGGCGCTTGGTACCCCAAAGGCGGGGCCGGGGAAATCGCCTTCCACACCATTCCCGTTATCCGGAAAGCCGGAGGCAACGTGTTGGGAAAGGCACCGGTGCAGACGATCCTGCTGGACTCCCAGGGCAAAGCCTGCG GCGTGAGCGTCAAGAAAGGCCAAGACTTGGTGAACATCTTCGCTCCCGTTATCATTTCGGATGCCGGGATCTTCAACACCTACGAACGGCTCCTGCCGGCAGAGGCGCGGGCGTTGCCTG AGATCCGGTCTCAGCTTCGCATGGCGACACACGGCGAAGGGGGTTTCACCATCTTCGTAGGTCTTAACGGCTCGAGGgaagagctggggctggagcccaCCAACTACTTCATCTACGCAGGAATTGACCTGGATGAAAT AATGAATCGCTACCTGGCTTCTTCCAGAGAAGAAGCGGCCAAGAACATCCCTCTCGTGTTTGTCACCTGCCCATCGGCCAAGGACCCCACCTGGGAAACGAGGCACCCAG GTAAATCCACGCTGGCCATCGTGACCTTCGTCAAATACGAGTGGTTTGAGGAGTGGAAGGACGAGCAGGTCAATAAGCGGGGAGACGATTACGAGGAGTTGAAGAAGACCTTCGTGGACACCATCATGCAGGCTGTCTTCAAGCTCTACCCTCACATCGAGGACAGG ATCGAGTACATCTCCAGCGGGACGCCCCTCACCAACCAGCACTACATCGCCAGCCCCAGGGGGGAGATATACGGCATCGACCACGGCATCGCCCGCCTGCAAGCTGAAGCCATTGCCGCCGTCAGGGCGCAGACGGCCGTCCCCAACCTCTACCTGACAG GGCAGGATTTGTGCCTGGGCGGCTTCGTaggagccctgcagggagcCTTCATCTGCGCCAGCGCCATCCTCAAGCGCAACCTCTACGTCGACGTGGCGCGGCTGAGAAAGCGCACGCAGGCCACCAACGCCAAGAAGAGGGACTAA
- the LOC127025233 gene encoding caspase-3-like, with protein sequence MSQSRQSRALVIVNTDFRSSDGDAVFGTRRGAKREAEKLSNVLSRLNYEVKLMHNKTAKEIEDLYRQERCCEHGEYFVSIVSSHGEEGVIFGCDSEPVKLTRIFQILSSEKCPALTKIPKIFFIQACRGTEFDHGVVVECDSGEPEPEREPDCFSGYLSIPPQTVVMFACSPGYVAFLNIFGSMFLQALLKVLEGEERHLALNRLMTRINWEVAFRCQARGTYEGCKEMPCFVTNLLQEVCPFSAPVAEAAEGV encoded by the exons ATGTCCCAGTCAAGGCAAAGCCGGGCTCTTGTCATCGTCAACACCGATTTCCGCAGCAGCGACGGCGATGCCGTGTTCGGGACCCGGAGAGGAGCCAAGAGAGAAGCGGAGAAGCTTTCCAACGTACTCTCGCGGCTCAACTACGAGGTGAAGCTGATGCATAACAAGACAGCCAAGGAGATAGAAGACCTTTACCGGCAAG AGCGCTGCTGCGAGCACGGGGAGTACTTTGTGAGCATCGTCTCCAGCCACGGAGAAGAGGGGGTCATATTCGGTTGCGACTCCGAGCCGGTTAAGCTGACCCGGATTTTCCAGATTTTATCCTCAGAGAAGTGCCCAGCGCTCACCAAAATACCCAAAATCTTCTTTATCCAG GCTTGCCGGGGGACAGAATTCGACCACGGGGTGGTTGTGGAGTGCGACAGCGGGGAGCCCGAGCCAGAGCGTGAGCCCGACTGCTTCTCCGGctacctctccatccctccccaaaCCGTCGTGATGTTCGCCTGCAGCCCAG GCTACGTGGCCTTCCTCAACATCTTCGGATCCATGTTCCTCCAGGCCCTCCTCAAGGTCCTGGAGGGAGAGGAACGTCACCTGGCCCTCAACCGCCTCATGACCCGCATTAACTGGGAGGTGGCCTTTCGCTGCCAGGCCAGGGGCACCTACGAGGGATGCAAGGAGATGCCCTGCTTCGTCACcaacctgctgcaggaggtctgCCCCTTCTCGGCGCCCGTCGCGGAGGCGGCAGAGGGGGTTTGA